The following proteins are co-located in the Helicobacter jaachi genome:
- a CDS encoding biotin--[acetyl-CoA-carboxylase] ligase encodes MLEADIATLKNHIYYFDTLPSTQTYALSALKDNTYKPPFCIYAAHQSHAIGSRGNQWESVKRAMAFSFALSCESLPRDLKIESSSIFFGVIMQQFLASLGSQVWLKYPNDLYIKKRKMGGILTQKVKNALICGIGINLSSPQPSKYGSLEDLISANLKPQTFLNDFFESFKNFHSWKQIFSIYKLEFHKNKSYFFHFHQQRICLKDATLNEDGSLNINGENFYSLR; translated from the coding sequence GTGCTAGAGGCAGATATTGCTACGCTTAAAAACCATATCTATTATTTTGACACGCTGCCATCCACGCAGACTTACGCTCTTAGCGCACTTAAAGATAATACCTACAAGCCGCCTTTTTGCATATACGCTGCGCACCAAAGCCACGCCATAGGCAGCAGAGGCAATCAATGGGAGAGCGTAAAAAGAGCTATGGCATTCTCTTTTGCGCTCTCTTGTGAGAGTTTGCCTAGGGATTTAAAGATAGAATCTAGCTCCATTTTTTTTGGTGTGATAATGCAGCAATTCCTCGCCTCGCTTGGCTCGCAAGTATGGCTTAAATACCCTAATGATTTATATATTAAAAAGCGCAAAATGGGGGGGATTCTCACGCAAAAGGTTAAAAATGCTCTTATATGTGGCATTGGCATTAATCTTAGTAGCCCACAGCCCTCAAAATATGGTAGTTTAGAAGATTTGATAAGCGCAAATTTAAAGCCACAAACCTTTTTGAATGATTTTTTTGAAAGCTTTAAAAATTTTCATTCTTGGAAGCAGATTTTTAGTATTTATAAGTTAGAATTTCACAAAAACAAATCCTATTTTTTTCATTTTCATCAACAGCGAATCTGCCTCAAAGACGCTACACTCAATGAAGACGGCTCGCTTAACATTAATGGAGAAAATTTTTATAGCTTACGATGA